A window of the Henckelia pumila isolate YLH828 chromosome 3, ASM3356847v2, whole genome shotgun sequence genome harbors these coding sequences:
- the LOC140887748 gene encoding piezo-type mechanosensitive ion channel homolog isoform X1, with protein MGTILGGFVLPLLLLTAGVMNWSLISLINLMTSLFFRFTAPKRGFQFRGRILSLWFVLIYSALVVCLQVVFLTVSGIMGSSWSIADSWWIKLIGLMAIQSWKFPTAIYFMVIELSVGLVAIVEINRNNFGFFESQESCWGYLSSVVEHIGYRLRLVSCLLLPAVQLAVGISNPSWLSLPFFIGSCVGLIDWSLTSNFLGLFRWWKLLWVYAGLSICLLYIYQFRFVFPQSIEGIINSIGLYKVSVDCDGQEICSGISLMVFYYTLSCVKHDLEDMEFIMSMREGSLTEQLLPSRNSFFVRQLRSGVRHTNILLRGTVFRIFSINWFTYGFPVSLFALSYWSFHFASICAFGLLAYVGYIVYAFPSLFRLHRLNGLLLVFILLWAVSTYVFNVAFAYVNWKLGKDMEIWEMVGLWHYPIPGFFLLAQFCLGILVALGNLVSNSVFLCLSNEERQFSNESETEEVKEDAKVLLVATIAWGLRKCSRPIVLLLIFLIATKPGFIHAVYVIFFFAYLLSHDINKRMRQSLILLCEAHFAILYILQLNLVSRKIENGGSISKEVLKQLGLIGNDSSLDFLEIALLACFCAIHDHGFEMLFSFSAIVQHTPSPPIGFSILRAGLNKSVLLSVYATSNIRDDFENRSHERKVALYLSDIGKKFLSMYRSFGTYIAFLTILFAVYLVRPNYISFGYIFLLLFWIIGRQLVEKTKRRLWFPLKAYAIGVFIFMYILSIFPTIETWMSAEVDLLVFFGYDTESSLLGNLWESLAIMIVMQLYSYERRQSKHMKAEDHDPMQLGILGFIKRFLIWHSQKFLLIALFYASLSPISAFGFLYLLGLVCCSVLPTASRIPSKSFLIYTGFLVTAEYLFQMWGKQAKMFPGQKYHDLSLFLGLQVYKPSFEGLESGLRAKVLVIAACTLQYNVFRWLEKMSKILNVGRSEDPCPLFLSAEDLSTNVSTSDGYNQTISESRGTTTQRIGQSNSWPSFRHGIHQSSQASSSRRGSSNLAPRKYSFGYIWGTMNDSHQWNNKRIVAMKQERFEMQKTTLKVYLKFWMENMFKLFGLEINMIALLLASFALLNAISILYIACLASCVLLARPIIRKLWPIFVFLFATILLAEYFEMWKNTMPFNQDASTETNVHCHDCWKNSNTYFHFCQNCWLGLIVDDPRMLISSFMVFILACFKLRADRMSSFSGSSTYRQVLSQRKNAFVWQDLSFETKSMWTFLDYLRVYCYCHLLDLVLALILITGTLEYDILHLGYLGFALIFFRLRLTILKKKNKIFKYLRVYNFAVIVLSLAYQSPFIGDFNAGKCETIDYIYEVIGFYKYDYGFRITSRSALVEIIIFVLVSLQSYMFSSSEFDYVFRYLEAEQIGAIVREQEKKAAWKTEQLQHIRESEEKKRQRNLQVEKMKSEMLNLQIQLHGMNSTPVYDDVSPAKEGLRRRKNASLSRQDSEGFEKQDGDIHPDSQFSFNVYESPRGTRAESPFAVDFEKRSMDASLFEITELEEDAGENVIDESSKADKAKSQSKDNPLAQLIEDGVFQVQSIGNQAVSNLVSFLNIVPEDSNSNEPSSVEYGLSNDRGSPDVKNKHLNRTASLQSDRSRTSDRASLQIGRIVHHIWSRMRSNNDIVCYCCFVIVFLWNFSLLSMVYLAALFLYALCVNTGPSYIFWIVMLIYTEIYILVQYIYQIMIQHCGFSIHSDLLPKLGFPTRRIKSSFVISLLPLFLVYLFTLLQSSITAKDGEWFSVGFSNCRGGLLNRKQVVAGSSCWAKTKKVFQLMKQVTEMVILGCSRYWKSLTQEAESPPYFVQLSMDVKSWPEDGIQPERIESAVNQILRLVHEDNCKKEKPNHCPYASKVQIRSIEKSTENVNVALAVFEVVYTSPLADCVPAEQFSTLTPAADVAKEILKGRLAHLVEGAGFPYSILSVVGGGKREIDLYAYIFGADLTVFFLVAIFYQSVIKNKSEFLEYYQLEDQFPKEFVSMLMIIFFLMIVDRIIYLCSFTTGKVMFYLFNLILFTCAITEYAWNMDTSQQNAAGLALRAIYLTKAVSLALQAIQIRYGIPHKSTLYRQFLTSDVSRFNYLGYKLYRALPFLYELRCVLDWSCTTTSLTMYDWLKLEDINASLYLVKCDNVLNRAKHKQGDKQTKMTKFCNGICLFFILICVIWAPMLMYSSGNPSNIANPINDASFQFDIKTDGGRLTLFQTTLCKRIAWDQVNATGDLDSQYYLSSYNVNDIQLICCQADASTLWFVPDAVQKQFIQSLSSTYMDMKYSWVLMRDRPKGKETVKYEKSIDPSDLPKASEVEGVLNGSFSSFRVHNIYPRFFRVTGSGEVRPFEQEVNDVTADLVLHHGSSEWWSFHVINSFNTSSCGGLLGPMAVIVSEETPQGFLGETLSKFSIWGLYITFVLAVGRFIRLQCSDLRMRIPFENLPSCDRLIAICEDIYAARAEGELGVEEVLYWTLIKIYRSPHMLLEYTNPS; from the exons ATGGGAACTATTTTGGGTGGATTTGTATTGCCCTTGCTGCTTCTCACAG CTGGGGTAATGAATTGGAGTTTGATTTCTCTCATTAATCTTATGACTTCACTGTTCTTCCGGTTTACTGCCCCTAAAAGAG GATTTCAGTTCAGAGGAAGGATTTTATCTTTGTGGTTTGTTCTCATTTACTCGGCTCTCGTGGTTTGTCTGCAAGTGGTATTTCTTACTGTGAGTGGCATTATGGGCTCATCATGGAGCATTGCTGATTCGTGGTGGATAAAGCTAATAGGACTTATGGC GATTCAGTCTTGGAAATTTCCCACAGCAATCTATTTCATGGTCATAGAATTATCAGTGGGGCTTGTTGCTATTGTCGAGATCAACAGGAACAATTTTGGCTTCTTTGAATCTCAAGAGTCATGCTGGGGTTATCTTTCATCAGTTGTTGAACATATAG GTTATCGCCTGAGGTTAGTTTCCTGCTTATTACTGCCAGCTGTGCAGTTGGCTGTGGGGATCAGCAATCCATCTTGGCTTTCTTTACCCTTTTTCATTGGCAGCTGTGTTGGCCTCATTGATTGGTCTTTAACGAGCAACTTTTTAGGCCTTTTCAG GTGGTGGAAGCTGCTGTGGGTATATGCTGGCTTGAGCATTTGTctgctatatatatatcagtttcGTTTTGTGTTTCCACAATCAATTGAAGGAATAATCAACTCAATTGGTCTGTACAAAGTATCAGTTGATTGTGACGGGCAAGAAATTTGTTCTGGTATTTCTCTGATGGTGTTCTACTATACG CTTTCTTGTGTGAAACATGATTTGGAGGACATGGAATTCATCATGTCCATGAGAGAGGGTAGCTTGACTGAGCAACTTCTTCCGTCAAGAAACTCCTTTTTTGTGCGGCAACTGAG GTCTGGAGTAAGGCATACCAACATTTTATTGAGGGGAACGGTGTTCAGGATTTTTAGTATTAACTGGTTCACTTACGGCTTTCCG GTGTCTTTGTTTGCCCTCTCGTATTGGAGCTTCCATTTTGCCAGTATTTGTGCATTTGGGTTACTTGCATATGTCGGATATATTGTGTATGCTTTTCCATCCTTGTTCCGCTTGCACCGGTTGAATGGGTTGCTTCTTGTATTTATTCTCTTGTGGGCTGTTAGCACATATGTATTCAATGTGGCTTTTGCATATGTGAACTGGAAACTGGGGAAG GACATGGAGATCTGGGAAATGGTTGGATTGTGGCATTATCCCATCCCTGGTTTCTTTCTTCTAGCACAGTTTTGTCTTGGAATTCTCGTAGCTCTTGGCAATCTTGTAAGCAATTCGGTTTTTTTATGCCTATCAAACGAGGAGAGGCAGTTCTCTAATGAGAGCGAGACTGAGGAAG TAAAAGAGGATGCCAAAGTCCTGCTAGTGGCTACAATAGCTTGGGGGCTGCGTAAATGTTCTCGGCCTATTGTGCTGTTGCTGATTTTCCTAATTGCGACTAAACCCGGTTTCATTCATGCTGTATATG TTATATTTTTCTTTGCCTATCTGCTGAGTCATGACATAAATAAAAGGATGCGCCAATCCCTTATTCTACTCTGCGAGGCTCATTTTGCGATATTATACATTCTTCAGCTTAATCTGGTTTCCAGAAAAATTGAAAATGGAGGATCTATAAGCAAGGAAGTTTTGAAACAGTTAG gtctcattgggaatgatagTTCTTTGGACTTCCTTGAAATAGCATTGCTTGCATGTTTTTGTGCCATTCATGACCATGGCTTTGAAATGTTATTCTCGTTTTCTGCTATTGTTCAGCACACACCCAGTCCTCCAATTGGATTTAGCATTCTGAGAGCTGGTCTGAACAAATCGGTTCTTTTGTCGGTCTATGCCACTTCCAACATCAGAGACGATTTCGAGAATCGTTCCCATG AGAGAAAGGTAGCTTTATATCTCAGTGACATTGGAAAGAAGTTCTTATCCATGTACAGATCATTTGGAACATATATAGCTTTTCTCACCATTCTTTTTGCGGTGTACCTTGTGAGACCCAATTATATATCATTTGGTTACATTTTCCTTCTCCTTTTCTGGATTATCGGAAGACAGCTTGTTGAGAAAACAAAACGTCGTCTATGGTTTCCGCTCAAAGCATACGCCATAGGAGTTTTCATCTTCAtgtatattttaagtattttcccTACAATTGAGACATGGATGTCTGCTGAAGTTGATCTTTTAGTATTCTTCGGCTATGATACAGAATCTTCTTTGTTAGGGAATCTTTGGGAGTCTCTGGCTATAATGATTGTCATGCAACTTTATAGCTATGAGAGAAGACAAAGCAAACACATGAAGGCAGAAGATCATGATCCAATGCAGTTGGGGATATTGGGGTTCATTAAGCGGTTTCTGATCTGGCACAGCCAAAAGTTTTTGCTTATTGCTCTGTTCTATGCATCATTATCTCCAATAAGTGCATTTGGGTTTTTGTATCTTCTTGGTCTTGTTTGCTGTTCAGTTTTGCCTACAGCCTCTAGAATCCCATCCAAATCGTTTTTAATCTACACAGGATTTCTGGTGACTGCTGAGTATTTATTTCAGATGTGGGGTAAACAAGCTAAAATGTTTCCTGGCCAAAAGTACCATGACTTATCTCTTTTTCTAGGTTTACAAGTGTATAAACCAAGTTTTGAGGGCCTAGAATCTGGTTTGAGGGCCAAAGTACTGGTGATTGCGGCGTGTACTCTTCAGTACAATGTTTTTCGTTGGTTGGAAAAAATGTCTAAGATTTTGAATGTAGGTAGATCAGAGGACCCTTGTCCGTTGTTTCTTTCAGCAGAAGATCTTTCTACTAATGTTTCAACTTCTGATGGGTATAACCAGACAATATCTGAATCTAGGGGCACAACTACTCAAAGAATAGGACAAAGCAATTCATGGCCGTCTTTCAGGCATGGTATCCATCAATCATCTCAGGCTTCGTCCTCTAGACGAGGCAGTAGTAATCTTGCACCCAGAAAATATTCATTTGGATATATCTGGGGAACTATGAATGACAGCCACCAGTGGAATAACAAAAGGATTGTTGCCATGAAACAAGAGAGATTTGAAATGCAGAAGACAACACTAAAAGTTTACCTGAAGTTTTGGAtggaaaacatgttcaaactcTTCGGTCTTGAGATAAATATGATAGCACTACTGCTAGCCAGTTTTGCTTTGCTAAATGCCATTTCTATTCTTTATATTGCTTGTCTCGCCTCCTGTGTCCTGTTGGCACGACCTATCATACGTAAACTGTGGCCAATCTTCGTCTTTCTGTTTGCCACAATTCTTCTtgctgaatactttgaaatgtGGAAGAACACGATGCCTTTCAATCAGGATGCTTCAACTGAGACCAATGTGCATTGCCATGATTGCTGGAAAAACTCAAATACATATTTCCACTTCTGTCAAAATTGTTGGTTGG GTCTTATTGTTGATGACCCTCGAATGCTGATAAGTTCTTTTATGGTCTTCATTCTTGCTTGTTTTAAACTCCGCGCAGATCGCATGTCCAGTTTTTCAGGATCATCTACATATCGTCAGGTGCTTTCTCAGCGTAAAAATGCTTTTGTTTGGCAAGATCTTTCATTTGAAACGAAGAGCATGTGGACTTTTCTCGACTATTTGAGGGTTTACTGTTATTGTCATCTGTTAGATCTAGTACTTGCGCTGATTCTTATCACGGGAACTCTGGAATATGACATTCTACACCTTGGATACCTTGGTTTTGCTCTTATTTTCTTCCGTTTGAGGCTTACCATactgaagaagaaaaataagatATTCAAGTACTTGCGTGTGTACAATTTTGCTGTTATTGTTCTCTCTCTGGCCTATCAGTCTCCTTTTATAGGGGATTTTAATGCAGGGAAGTGTGAAACAATCGATTATATTTATGAGGTGATCGGATTTTATAAATACGATTATGGATTCCGGATCACATCAAGATCTGCTTTGGTTGAAATCATCATTTTTGTTTTGGTGTCACTCCAGTCGTATATGTTTTCTTCTTCGGAATTTGATTATGTTTTTAGATACCTCGAAGCGGAACAAATTGGTGCAATTGTACGCGAGCAAGAGAAAAAAGCTGCTTGGAAAACCGAACAGTTGCAGCACATTCGCGAATCTGAAGAGAAGAAACGTCAACGAAACTTACAAGTTGAGAAAATGAAGTCTGAGATGCTCAACCTACAAATCCAGCTGCATGGTATGAATTCCACTCCTGTTTATGATGATGTTTCACCGGCTAAAGAAGGCTTGAGAAGAAGGAAGAATGCTTCACTTAGTCGGCAAGATAGTGAAGGCTTTGAGAAACAAGATGGGGATATACATCCTGATTCACAATTTTCTTTTAATGTGTATGAATCTCCTAGAGGTACAAGAGCAGAAAGTCCTTTTGCAGTTGATTTTGAAAAACGCTCAATGGATGCGTCCCTCTTCGAGATAACAGAACTTGAGGAGGATGCAGGTGAAAATGTTATTGATGAGTCATCCAAAGCAGACAAAGCTAAAAGCCAATCAAAGGACAATCCGTTAGCACAGTTAATAGAGGATGGTGTTTTCCAAGTGCAGTCAATTGGAAATCAGGCTGTTAGCAATCTTGTTAGCTTTTTGAATATTGTACCTGAAGATTCTAATTCAAATGAGCCCTCATCTGTTGAATATGGACTTTCTAATGACAGAGGAAGCCCAGATGTTAAAAATAAACACTTGAACCGTACGGCATCCTTGCAGTCTGACAGAAGTAGAACTTCGGATCGTGCAAGTCTACAGATTGGACGGATAGTTCATCACATATGGTCCCGGATGAGATCAAATAATGATATTGTGTGTTACTGTTGTTTCGTTATcgtgtttctttggaatttcagtTTGCTTTCGATGGTGTATTTGGCAGCTCTGTTCCTATATGCTCTCTGCGTGAATACAGGGCCAAGTTACATTTTCTGGATTGTGATGCTTATCTATACCGAGATATATATCTTGGTTCAGTATATCTACCAAATCATGATACAGCATTGTGGTTTCAGCATACATTCTGACCTTCTGCCCAAGTTGGGGTTTCCTACTAGAAGGATAAAATCATCATTTGTTATCAGTTTGCTACCTCTTTTTTTGGTCTACTTGTTTACTTTATTACAGAGCTCTATAACTGCAAAAGATGGCGAGTGGTTTTCAGTGGGATTTAGTAATTGCCGAGGGGGATTGCTAAATAGAAAGCAGGTTGTGGCAGGCTCCAGCTGTTGGGCGAAAACAAAGAAAGTGTTCCAATTAATGAAACAGGTGACTGAAATGGTGATCCTTGGCTGTTCTAGATACTGGAAATCTCTGACACAGGAAGCTGAATCTCCTCCATACTTTGTTCAATTGTCCATGGATGTGAAATCATGGCCCGAGGATGGGATTCAACCGGAGAGGATAGAGTCTGCAGTAAATCAGATTCTGAGGCTTGTGCATGAGGATAACTGCAAGAAAGAAAAGCCTAACCATTGCCCTTATGCCAGCAAGGTTCAAATTCGAAGTATTGAAAAAAGCACTGAAAATGTGAATGTGGCCTTGGCTGTTTTTGAGGTTGTTTATACCTCTCCATTAGCAGATTGTGTTCCAGCAGAACAATTCAGCACTCTTACTCCAGCAGCTGATGTTGCAAAAGAGATCCTTAAAGGTCGGCTTGCTCACCTTGTTGAAGGAGCTGGATTTCCTTACTCTATACTCTCGGTAGTTGGAGGCGGCAAAAGAGAAATTGACCTTTATGCATATATCTTTGGGGCTGATTTGACGGTTTTCTTTCTAGTCGCTATATTTTATCAATCTGTCATAAAAAATAAGAGTGAATTTCTGGAATATTATCAGCTTGAGGATCAATTTCCGAAAGAGTTTGTATCAATGCTAATG ATAATTTTCTTCTTGATGATTGTTGATCGCATCATATACTTGTGTTCATTTACGACGGGGAAGGTCATGTTTTATCTTTTCAACCTCATTCTTTTCACTTGTGCCATCACTGAGTATGCTTGGAATATGGATACTTCCCAGCAGAATGCCGCAGGGTTGGCCCTTCGAGCAATATATCTTACTAAAGCGGTTTCTCTTGCTTTACAAGCCATTCAAATTCGTTATGGCATTCCTCACAAAAGTACACTCTATCGTCAGTTTCTAACCAGTGATGTATCTCGTTTTAATTACTTAGGATATAAGCTCTATCGTGCTTTGCCTTTTCTGTACGAATTGCGATGTGTCCTTGACTGGTCATGCACAACTACATCACTGACAATGTATGACTGGCTGAAG TTGGAGGATATAAATGCAAGCTTGTATCTCGTCAAGTGTGATAATGTTCTGAACAGAGCTAAACATAAACAAGGAGACAAGCAAACCAAGATGACTAAGTTTTGCAATGGCATATGCCTGTTCTTTATTTTGATTTGTGTTATTTGGGCTCCAATGCTG ATGTACAGTAGTGGCAATCCCTCAAACATCGCGAATCCAATTAATGACGCCAGTTTTCAGTTTGACATCAAGACAGATGGTGGAAGGTTGACCTTGTTCCAGACAACTCTTTGTAAAAGAATTGCATGGGATCAAGTAAATGCAACTGGTGATCTTGATTCTCAATATTATTTGAGCTCATATAATGTGAATGACATTCAACTCATTTGTTGCCAAGCGGATGCAAGTACTCTGTGGTTTGTACCTGACGCGGTTCAGAAGCAGTTTATCCAGTCTCTAAGCAGTACTTATATGGATATGAAATATTCTTGGGTTCTTATGAGGGACCGACCAAAGGGCAAGGAAACTGTGAAATATGAAAAAAGTATTGATCCGTCAGATCTTCCCAAAGCATCAGAAGTTGAGGGAGTTCTAAATGGTTCATTTAGCAGTTTTAGAGTTCATAATATATATCCAAGATTTTTTCGTGTTACTGGTTCTGGTGAAGTAAGACCTTTTGAGCAGGAG GTAAATGATGTCACTGCTGATCTTGTCCTACATCATGGTAGTTCTGAATGGTGGTCCTTCCATGTTATAAATTCTTTCAATACAAGTAGCTGCGGTGGCTTGTTAGGGCCCATGGCTGTCATTGTATCAGAGGAAACTCCAC AGGGATTTCTTGGAGAGACTCTCAGCAAATTTAGCA